TCTGCTTCTCCTACTTAAATAAAGTAAGTAAATGTGTGTTCTATTCATTATAATCatagattttcaaaagaggTAAGTATTAGAGTGGAATATTTCCATTTTATGGTTATACTTTGCAGCTATTAAGTTTAGAGTATGTATCAACTTCCTGGTAAACTTTCTTTCCTTCTGgacttgaaaaaaaaaggggatataTAGACATAACaacttccttctttttttctcttcttttttttttttccttttttttttgtggggggggggggggggggggaagcttCATGCAAAAAAGCTAATGAGTAGAAAACAAAAGCCATCCACCTAAACTGGAAGAGATTTTTTTAGTGCAGTACCATGGTCCATGCCGGAAATATTTCTGTACAGCAAGATAAGCAGACTTGAACATGTCCCAAAACTCATCCTTTCCAAAAAGAATGTGGGCTTTGATTAGATATTCATAGAAAGAATCGACTCCTACAAGAGATTGGAAATTACCAGCGTGAGAAACTATGTACCTTTACCTGAAGTAATACGGTACAATATTTGAAAACACCACATCTCAACTCTAGCAAAAGTTTTATAAGAAATTGGATCCTACAAACCAACTAAATGAGCATAAAGGAGACAAATACAAGATAAGAATGTACCAGCTCCAATTCCAGATGAATACTCTAGCCATTCCCCAGTGACCACGTCCAGTGTTGTGCCTAGGAGATTCAAAGGACTTCGCATGCTCCATAGCTTACGAAGGGCACGCAAAGCTGCAGCTTCATATCTGGGGTCACCAGTTAATCGTGATAATGATCCCATTTCAAGGATGAGAGAACCTGAATACAGAAATGAAAAATCAGCAAATTTCAGGAGTTGGGCTCTAATTCACAGCTGCATAGTAAATTAAGAACTCCTTACCACACCCAGATGTGCTAGTCTCAGTAGTCTCATTCTCCATCAGTCCGTGCTGTCCATCACAGAATTTTGTATTGATGCGGATTCAGAAAATTCCTCTTATAAGCAAAACAGGCAATATTAATACTTTCCCAGAATGAAAATAATAGTTTACATGGCGCCTTGTGTAAGAGCAACTAAGTATGGTAATGTGTGAATGCAAGCATAAGTACTTCTGGTAGATGCATGATCTAGTACTTCTAATAGCAAGTTAGTTTACATTCTTGTAGTACTAAATGTGAAAGTCACAAGTTCTCTGTTTCATATAGTCTTTGGTGGTGATACCATCATACCATTAGCAGCTTAATCACTAATTGCCAAGTCTAGGACTTTAAACAATTCTACCTAGGCATCTAATAAGCTTACAAGGTGAATTAATAGCATTTTCTGTCATTCTGAGAGAGAGGAATTCAGTAAAAATACTGTCGGCAGCATTAACATTGAAGCCTAGACCTTTTAAAGAAGTATTCTCCCTTAACTAATGTATCATCATATAATTACCTTAAGATTGATCCATGCATATGGCAATCCAGTGGGAGTATCGAAAGCACATAGGAAACGTCTCCCTAGATCTTCAGCCAAATTAAGTAGCTGGTTCTTGTAAATTCCTTGATCCAACCCGTTAGTAGGATCAGTGGCAAGAATATGAGCAGATACAAGCCCTCCAAGAACTCTTATATTGCACTAGACAGTTGCAAgcaagagggggaaaaaaacatcagaaaacttcatatttgaaattttgaggATACATCAGAAATGCCCTTTCTTTACTGACAAACTTTACAAAGTAAGAATAATGTCATATTATTATGAAGCTTATAGTTAGATACCTCAAACAGATGTATCCTTGCATCAACATCAAAGGTAAGATTTTCAGAAAGCCAAATAACTGCCCTTTCAAATTCTGAGTAGTTACCCAGTATGACAAGACTgcaaaaaattactaaaaaaataaagagtagAAACTGCCAATCAAAACGATGATCAAACAATtttgtattaaaaaattatGAAGATATTAGGAAATTATAAAATTACATCCTGTAGTTATTAGTCATTGTTAAACAGAAACTGATTGAGCAAATTGGTAGAATTACTAAATGTCGGCAGCAAAATTTATACAATGCATATAGAAATCaggattttcttttccttttttttttttttttttttgggtgggggggagTGGGGACTTGTACACTGGAATTGGACCCTCCATCccaagtagggctgtaaatggatcagattcggctcagatagtgctatatccgcatccgcatccaattagctatcggacggattcggatagtgctaaacggatacggatcggatattttatccgtttacatgtaaatatagcttttcggatagctatagcctatccgtatccgcatccgttttgctttcggacggatttggatagtactaaacggatacggaaacagatttcggctattcatttacacccctaatccCAAGGTGTTGTCACCAATTGAGCCACTGGATCGACCCAAAAATGGTCAGACAAAATTAAACAATCAAATGGACCCACATAAATATTCTCAGGCACTAAATATTCAAAGCTAtcttaataaatatattataccTGGACAATGACTCAATAAGTGTCAAGGCTGATCCATTGTAGTTTTGAGGTAGGTGTTCAAGctgaaaatcaaacaaaaagatGAATGAGGGGAAAGCTCTTTAATTTATAAACACCATATGTGTGGAAACAGTTGCTTAGTAGGTTTTTAAAATAATCCTTACATTCAAATTCCCAAGCTCACTAAGCGAGTCAGTGAAAGTCTTTGTAAGAGGTTTTAGCTCATCAtgctaaaaaaaatagaatgtgCAGTCAATAGCTcatatatgaaaagaaaaattactgACCTTCAATAGTTACTCTGgggttcaaacttactggaaATGCATAAGTCATGTAGTTGTTGTAGGCATGATAAAACCtgaagatgaaataaaaaaaattaaaaaaaagctTGTAAATAAAGTGGCATCCATCTTGGATTATCCAAACAAACAGATGTGGACTTCAATAAGATGATAGGTGTTCTTTAACAAAGTATAGGTCTTGAAGACACTTTACTCTTAGGGCACATATGAGAATTTGTTTTCGAATTTGGTCATGTTTACGGAGTGCATTTGGATTGCCTTCAAACAAACTCGGTGCTACTGAACTCCCAATCAAACTAGGAGTTACTGCTCTGGGATTATACAGTGTGCCAACcctccccaaccccaccccctcctccccctacacaccaaaaaaaaataaaaggaaaaaaggaaaccaGAATTTCTCTGCTaacaccaaaaaaattaaatccaaAACAACGCATAACAGAATCATGAAGACCCATTAACAAAAAAACTCAGGAAAGTGGAAGAAAAACACAACAGCAAACATAAAATTGGGGAATACCACAACGAAAGGAGGAAAAAAGCATTTCCAATAAATCTAACATGGGCAAAGCATTAGCCAGAATAGAACATTAGAACCCATGAAATAGAGAAACCAAAACTCGTGAATTTCAATCCGGAAAATCAAAAGGAGTCAGCTGATTTACTTACATTTTCCGGACCTTCTCTCTCATAAATATTTTCTTTGCAGCTACACGGGGCTCGGCACCAGAAATGGCCGAgctgaagaagaaggtgggaaaGATGACGAGAAAAAGAACAACCCATGTCCGGAGTCCGATTCTAGATTCGTTAGGCAGCATGTTTTTTATTGATTCAAAGCCAACAGATGAGATCCGATTCTC
The nucleotide sequence above comes from Telopea speciosissima isolate NSW1024214 ecotype Mountain lineage chromosome 3, Tspe_v1, whole genome shotgun sequence. Encoded proteins:
- the LOC122654735 gene encoding alpha-mannosidase I MNS5 isoform X1 produces the protein MLPNESRIGLRTWVVLFLVIFPTFFFSSAISGAEPRVAAKKIFMREKVRKMFYHAYNNYMTYAFPHDELKPLTKTFTDSLSELGNLNLEHLPQNYNGSALTLIESLSSLVILGNYSEFERAVIWLSENLTFDVDARIHLFECNIRVLGGLVSAHILATDPTNGLDQGIYKNQLLNLAEDLGRRFLCAFDTPTGLPYAWINLKHGLMENETTETSTSGCGSLILEMGSLSRLTGDPRYEAAALRALRKLWSMRSPLNLLGTTLDVVTGEWLEYSSGIGAGVDSFYEYLIKAHILFGKDEFWDMFKSAYLAVQKYFRHGPWYHEADMRTGKATYWQLTSLQAFWPGLQVLVGDLAAANSSHREFFHVWERFGVLPERYLLDREMLHPTEKYYPLRPELAESTLYLYRATKDPWYIEVGESIVNSLNIYTKVEGGFASIKDVTTMQLEDHQHSFFLAETCKYLYLLFDDSFLVNKNFIFTTEGHPLPVRSDWHEKLPEIYTPTNWTCIKNEKQGKRASAMSLQICPADILSPRRGNYVHGVESICHVPDSRADHRCMSDVECGVESISCRQRSCSIAGYCGLWLYVI
- the LOC122654735 gene encoding alpha-mannosidase I MNS5 isoform X2, which translates into the protein MGCSFSRHLSHLLLQLGHFWCRAPCSCKENIYEREGPENHDELKPLTKTFTDSLSELGNLNLEHLPQNYNGSALTLIESLSSLVILGNYSEFERAVIWLSENLTFDVDARIHLFECNIRVLGGLVSAHILATDPTNGLDQGIYKNQLLNLAEDLGRRFLCAFDTPTGLPYAWINLKHGLMENETTETSTSGCGSLILEMGSLSRLTGDPRYEAAALRALRKLWSMRSPLNLLGTTLDVVTGEWLEYSSGIGAGVDSFYEYLIKAHILFGKDEFWDMFKSAYLAVQKYFRHGPWYHEADMRTGKATYWQLTSLQAFWPGLQVLVGDLAAANSSHREFFHVWERFGVLPERYLLDREMLHPTEKYYPLRPELAESTLYLYRATKDPWYIEVGESIVNSLNIYTKVEGGFASIKDVTTMQLEDHQHSFFLAETCKYLYLLFDDSFLVNKNFIFTTEGHPLPVRSDWHEKLPEIYTPTNWTCIKNEKQGKRASAMSLQICPADILSPRRGNYVHGVESICHVPDSRADHRCMSDVECGVESISCRQRSCSIAGYCGLWLYVI